Proteins encoded together in one Prochlorococcus marinus str. MIT 9211 window:
- the hisD gene encoding histidinol dehydrogenase, which produces MTALERISNRTCGDGQKKAVLTVEKILERVKKDGDTALIEYTKKFDGFDPDPLEVPLEAIERAWEETPKPLQDALITAKHRIQDFHQKQIPKNILFKGIEGETLGRRWQPVQKAGIYIPGGRASYPSTVLMNAIPASVAGVKEIIMVSPGGSNGLVNQTVLAAAYITGIKTVFRIGGAQAIGAMAYGTNTIPKVNVISGPGNLYVTLAKKYVYGDVGIDALAGPSEVLIIADNSADVRHIAADLLAQAEHDPLAATILLTTNSVLAEKIDDEIMEQLEEHPRKEICLKALKDWGLIVICNDLETCAKLTDYFAPEHLELLLKMPYQVADKINNAGAIFIGAWSPEATGDYLAGPNHTLPTSGTARFSGALGVETFMKNTSIIEFNKQAFDKNSKAIIELANSEGLHSHAKSIEIRLSKSSEEI; this is translated from the coding sequence ATGACTGCCCTGGAAAGGATATCCAATAGAACTTGCGGAGACGGTCAAAAAAAGGCTGTTCTTACAGTAGAAAAAATCCTTGAACGAGTAAAAAAGGATGGGGATACAGCTCTGATTGAATACACTAAAAAATTTGATGGATTTGACCCTGATCCCCTTGAGGTTCCTTTAGAAGCAATAGAAAGAGCATGGGAAGAAACTCCAAAGCCACTTCAAGATGCTCTAATTACTGCAAAACATAGAATCCAAGACTTCCACCAAAAGCAAATTCCAAAAAATATTCTTTTTAAAGGGATTGAGGGTGAGACATTAGGTAGGCGATGGCAACCTGTTCAAAAAGCAGGCATCTATATTCCTGGAGGAAGAGCTTCTTATCCCAGCACAGTTCTTATGAACGCAATTCCTGCATCTGTAGCGGGAGTAAAAGAAATTATTATGGTTTCTCCTGGAGGTTCTAATGGTCTTGTGAATCAAACTGTACTCGCTGCGGCTTATATCACAGGAATAAAAACAGTTTTTAGGATAGGCGGGGCTCAAGCCATTGGAGCAATGGCATATGGAACAAACACAATTCCAAAAGTTAATGTAATAAGTGGTCCCGGCAATTTATATGTCACTTTGGCGAAGAAATACGTTTATGGAGATGTTGGAATTGATGCTCTTGCCGGTCCCAGTGAAGTACTAATTATTGCCGATAATAGTGCCGATGTTCGTCATATTGCTGCTGATTTACTTGCACAAGCAGAGCATGATCCATTGGCAGCGACAATCTTGCTAACAACTAACTCCGTTCTTGCTGAAAAGATTGATGATGAAATTATGGAGCAGTTAGAAGAGCATCCACGAAAAGAAATATGTCTTAAGGCACTTAAAGACTGGGGCCTAATTGTAATTTGCAATGACTTAGAAACTTGTGCAAAGTTAACAGATTACTTTGCACCTGAGCATCTAGAATTATTACTAAAAATGCCATATCAGGTGGCGGATAAAATCAATAATGCTGGTGCAATTTTCATAGGCGCTTGGAGCCCAGAAGCTACTGGAGACTATCTTGCTGGTCCAAACCACACATTACCAACATCAGGAACTGCAAGATTTAGTGGGGCTTTAGGGGTGGAGACTTTCATGAAGAACACTTCAATTATTGAATTTAATAAACAAGCTTTCGATAAGAATAGTAAGGCAATTATTGAGCTTGCGAATAGCGAAGGACTTCATAGTCATGCGAAGTCAATAGAGATTAGACTCTCTAAATCTTCTGAAGAGATTTAA
- the rpiA gene encoding ribose-5-phosphate isomerase RpiA: protein MEDLQTQMKEAVAKAAIEQIHDGMVLGLGSGSTAALMIKALGAKISSGHLKDIVGVTTSFQGEVLATELGIPLQGLSAVSQIDLAIDGADEVDSNFQLIKGGGACHVQEKLVASLAERFVVVVDSSKIVKTLNLTFKLPVEVLPSAWQLVKNKIHEIGGVSQLRMAQKKAGPIVTDQGNLVLDVTFAGGINDPQTLEKQINNIPGVLENGLFVNLADEVLVGEIVSGTPGVKSLQKI from the coding sequence ATGGAAGATTTGCAAACTCAAATGAAAGAGGCTGTTGCTAAAGCAGCTATTGAGCAAATTCACGATGGGATGGTTCTAGGACTTGGCTCAGGATCAACCGCTGCCTTAATGATTAAAGCCTTAGGGGCAAAGATCTCGTCAGGTCATCTCAAAGATATTGTTGGAGTGACAACTTCGTTTCAAGGAGAAGTCCTTGCAACTGAACTTGGCATTCCTTTACAAGGTCTATCAGCTGTCTCGCAAATTGATTTAGCAATAGATGGTGCTGATGAAGTTGATTCTAATTTTCAATTAATTAAAGGCGGTGGTGCTTGCCATGTTCAAGAAAAACTTGTTGCTTCTTTGGCTGAGCGTTTTGTAGTGGTTGTTGATTCCAGTAAAATTGTTAAGACTCTAAATCTCACTTTTAAACTGCCTGTAGAAGTTTTGCCTTCAGCTTGGCAATTGGTGAAAAATAAGATTCACGAAATTGGCGGAGTAAGTCAGCTTCGAATGGCGCAAAAGAAAGCCGGTCCAATTGTCACAGATCAGGGGAATTTGGTTTTAGATGTAACTTTTGCAGGTGGTATAAACGACCCTCAAACCCTTGAAAAGCAAATCAATAATATACCTGGTGTCCTTGAAAATGGCTTATTCGTTAATCTTGCAGATGAGGTATTAGTTGGAGAAATTGTATCTGGAACCCCAGGTGTTAAATCTCTTCAGAAGATTTAG
- a CDS encoding trypsin-like peptidase domain-containing protein, translating into MRFTRYCLALVCIILLLGQEPALAEMALSNQVNHGFVADAVKNVSHSVVRIDTERLVEREQFDPTLLDPLLKDLLGEPSYGPEHERGQGSGVLIDTNGLVLTNAHVVEKVDDVLVTISNGYEIEGKVIGTDEITDLALVRLDGDLDLNPAPLGNSEALEVGDWAIALGTPYGLESTVTLGIISSLHRNINSLGFSDKRLDLIQTDAAINPGNSGGPLVNASGEVIGINTLVRSGPGAGLGFAIPINLAKRISAQLLDSGEVIHPYLGVQLVPLTARIAKEHNRDPNSIIQLPERSGALVQSVLSESPAAKAGMKRGDLVISAEEKEIFDPEALLQKVEQSEIGVPFGLSVLRNEHEIRLSIKPEPLPGFN; encoded by the coding sequence ATGAGATTTACTAGATATTGCCTCGCATTGGTTTGCATAATTTTGCTTCTGGGACAGGAACCTGCTCTTGCAGAGATGGCTTTATCTAATCAGGTCAATCATGGTTTCGTAGCTGATGCCGTGAAGAATGTTAGTCATTCAGTGGTTCGTATAGACACAGAAAGATTGGTTGAACGTGAGCAATTTGATCCAACATTGCTAGATCCCTTGCTGAAAGATTTACTAGGTGAACCCTCTTATGGCCCTGAGCATGAAAGGGGCCAAGGATCAGGAGTATTGATTGATACCAATGGGCTGGTTCTAACAAATGCACATGTTGTTGAGAAAGTGGATGACGTGCTTGTAACAATTTCAAATGGATATGAGATAGAGGGAAAGGTTATTGGTACTGATGAGATTACAGATTTGGCTTTAGTTCGTTTAGACGGAGATTTGGATCTCAACCCTGCACCTCTAGGAAATTCTGAGGCTTTAGAGGTTGGGGATTGGGCAATCGCCTTAGGCACCCCTTATGGCTTAGAAAGCACAGTGACTCTCGGCATAATCAGCAGTTTGCATAGAAATATAAATAGTCTGGGGTTTTCAGATAAACGTTTGGATTTAATTCAAACTGATGCAGCAATAAATCCTGGCAATTCGGGAGGGCCTTTAGTTAATGCCTCTGGAGAAGTTATTGGCATCAACACTTTGGTGCGCTCTGGACCTGGCGCTGGCCTTGGCTTTGCCATACCAATTAATCTTGCAAAGAGAATTTCCGCGCAATTGCTAGACTCAGGTGAAGTTATTCATCCCTATTTAGGTGTTCAGCTGGTTCCGTTAACCGCTCGTATTGCTAAAGAACATAATCGCGACCCTAATTCAATAATTCAATTACCAGAAAGATCAGGTGCATTAGTTCAATCAGTACTTTCTGAAAGCCCGGCAGCAAAAGCTGGAATGAAAAGAGGAGATTTGGTTATTTCTGCAGAAGAAAAAGAAATTTTTGATCCAGAGGCTTTACTTCAAAAGGTTGAACAATCAGAAATAGGAGTCCCTTTTGGTTTAAGTGTTTTAAGGAATGAGCATGAGATAAGACTTTCAATAAAGCCTGAACCGTTACCTGGCTTTAATTAG
- a CDS encoding ribosome maturation factor RimP: MSNPIVTSLKILASNTAADKGLEVVELKFNPHSKPITIQVQIQKKPKKDVSLDDCAQFSELISETIELSKLINEPYLLEISSPGLGDLLQTDKDFKTFKGFPIEVLFKNNENTKLTKSGLLHERSKEYLLINIKGRISKIPREDVITVQLTSPTG, translated from the coding sequence TTGTCAAATCCAATCGTCACGAGTTTAAAGATTCTTGCATCCAATACGGCTGCCGATAAGGGTTTAGAAGTTGTTGAGTTGAAATTTAATCCCCACAGCAAACCAATTACAATTCAAGTGCAAATCCAAAAAAAACCAAAGAAAGATGTCTCACTAGATGACTGCGCACAATTTAGTGAACTGATAAGTGAGACTATTGAACTCTCGAAATTAATCAATGAACCTTATCTGCTAGAAATTAGCAGTCCAGGTTTAGGGGATTTGCTTCAAACTGATAAAGACTTTAAAACTTTCAAAGGGTTCCCCATTGAAGTACTCTTTAAAAATAACGAAAACACAAAACTTACTAAAAGTGGACTACTGCATGAAAGATCAAAGGAATACTTGCTAATAAATATAAAAGGGAGAATCAGCAAAATCCCTAGGGAAGATGTAATAACAGTTCAATTGACAAGCCCTACAGGCTAA
- the nusA gene encoding transcription termination factor NusA has protein sequence MALVLLPGLNNLIDDISEEKKLPAQVVETALREALLKGYERYRRTLYLGINENPFEEEYFSNFDVGLDLDEEGYRVLASKIIVDEVESEDHQIALSEVMQVAEDAQIGDTVVLDVTPEKEEFGRMAAATTKQVLAQKLRDQQRRMIQEEFADLEDPVLTARVIRFERQSVIMAVSSGLGRPEVEAELPRRDQLPNDNYRANATFKVFLKEVSETPRRGPQLFVSRSNAGLVVYLFENEVPEIQEGSVRIVAVAREANPPTRAVGPRTKVAVDSIEREVDPVGACIGARGSRIQQVVNELRGEKIDVIRWSADPVQYISNSLSPARVEVVRLVDPEGQHAHVLVPPDQLSLAIGREGQNVRLAARLTGWKIDIKNSQEYDQESEDSAVAELISQREEEESLQREAEERLAAEQAARAEEDARLRELYPLPEDDEENIEESTTELEELPISENEEAKQNEGLSNEQSPEDGPR, from the coding sequence ATGGCACTAGTTCTTCTCCCTGGACTCAATAACCTGATCGACGACATAAGTGAGGAGAAAAAGCTCCCTGCTCAGGTCGTTGAGACTGCTCTTAGGGAAGCACTCCTAAAAGGTTATGAAAGATATAGACGAACCCTCTATCTAGGGATTAATGAAAACCCCTTCGAAGAGGAATACTTTAGTAATTTTGATGTTGGACTGGATCTTGATGAAGAAGGTTATCGAGTATTAGCAAGCAAAATCATTGTTGACGAAGTTGAGAGTGAAGATCATCAGATCGCTTTATCTGAAGTCATGCAAGTTGCTGAAGATGCTCAAATAGGAGACACAGTAGTTCTAGATGTAACTCCTGAGAAAGAAGAGTTTGGAAGAATGGCAGCTGCAACAACTAAGCAAGTCCTTGCTCAAAAGTTGCGAGATCAACAGCGAAGAATGATTCAAGAAGAATTTGCAGATTTAGAAGATCCTGTCCTAACTGCTCGAGTAATTAGATTCGAACGTCAATCAGTAATCATGGCAGTCAGTTCAGGGCTAGGCAGACCAGAAGTTGAAGCGGAGCTCCCTCGCAGAGATCAACTGCCAAACGATAATTATCGCGCAAATGCAACTTTCAAAGTATTTCTAAAAGAAGTAAGTGAAACACCCAGGCGAGGTCCTCAATTATTTGTTAGTAGATCTAACGCTGGTTTAGTAGTTTATTTATTTGAAAACGAGGTACCAGAAATCCAAGAAGGGTCCGTCAGGATAGTAGCTGTGGCTAGAGAAGCTAATCCTCCAACACGAGCTGTCGGACCCAGAACAAAAGTCGCTGTTGATAGCATTGAAAGAGAAGTGGACCCAGTAGGCGCATGCATAGGTGCAAGAGGATCCAGAATTCAGCAAGTAGTTAATGAACTGAGAGGAGAAAAAATAGATGTGATTCGCTGGTCTGCAGACCCAGTCCAATACATTTCTAATTCGCTCAGTCCTGCAAGAGTTGAAGTTGTAAGGCTCGTTGATCCAGAAGGGCAGCATGCGCATGTCTTAGTGCCCCCTGATCAACTTAGTCTTGCAATTGGAAGAGAAGGTCAAAATGTTCGATTAGCAGCAAGACTTACTGGCTGGAAAATCGATATTAAGAATTCACAAGAATATGACCAAGAGTCTGAAGATTCAGCAGTTGCTGAACTGATCTCTCAAAGAGAAGAAGAAGAAAGTCTGCAAAGAGAAGCTGAAGAAAGATTGGCTGCAGAACAGGCTGCTAGGGCAGAAGAAGATGCCCGACTAAGAGAGCTTTATCCTCTTCCAGAAGATGATGAAGAGAATATAGAAGAAAGTACAACTGAATTAGAAGAGCTTCCAATAAGTGAAAATGAAGAAGCCAAACAAAATGAAGGATTGAGTAATGAACAAAGCCCCGAGGATGGACCCCGGTGA
- a CDS encoding YlxR family protein: MNQKTVLRRCVACRKLIDRQQLWRVTRDHQGGVVLDEGMGRSAYLCPNEACLEEALRRKRLQKALRCQVQMSILEVLQNRLNSCNDASSEAI; encoded by the coding sequence GTGAACCAAAAAACCGTCCTGCGTCGCTGTGTTGCATGTCGAAAATTAATCGACCGCCAACAACTTTGGAGAGTGACAAGAGACCATCAGGGCGGAGTAGTCCTCGACGAAGGCATGGGTCGCTCAGCTTATCTATGCCCTAATGAGGCCTGCCTCGAAGAAGCTTTGCGGCGCAAACGTCTCCAAAAAGCACTCAGATGTCAGGTACAGATGAGTATTTTAGAGGTGCTGCAAAATCGTTTAAATAGCTGCAATGATGCAAGCTCTGAGGCAATATGA
- the infB gene encoding translation initiation factor IF-2, translating to MTSSGKIRIYELSRDLNLENKDVLNAAKKLSIPAKSHSSSISNAEANEIKAFLNKQSNQSINNKTKQNSSKEILSLKKAGSKPIKDEITKKKANLPPKASAESQSSKPRIETSKAPVAPIKPIKEPVQKANTSNQSKGVINNLIQPQKPSPLQPKQPKSIHLENNASKQNIEDNNNFQERSPRTQLVQKPPLPTKNNEPPQQKTSIPKRPITPPARPSKPILDNRSSVKSRPIIEAPRKKTGPDRNSPVQPRTQNNQNRQRIPNKPGKPPLRGNPPVELVGAPIRRSNKPNNNVKGPRDGGYRPGPPNRNDPSNQQGHVKRDIKAPIRQRPGMPPGMRKPVAPGELMQLQKPTGRSQPPAPRRVGAPAPPSQRADSTKDRQGKSPGAKQPVNRPTPATAPKKPSHRPPGSGPTKRRSDWDDAAKLEALRNKAPQKQRQKVHIIGENDDALTTETSGFAAEQEAMVLSASLARPAKPKSTKKSNSKATVVTRKRKKESTRQRQRRRAMELRAAREAKQVRPEMIIIPEGNLTVQELADKLSVESSEIIKSLFFKGITATVTQSLDLSTIETVAEEFGVPVLQDDIEEAATKTAEMLDEADKDHLIRRPPVVTVMGHVDHGKTSLLDAIRKARVASGEAGGITQHIGAYQVELEHEKKKRKLTFLDTPGHEAFTAMRARGTKVTDVAVLVVAADDGVRPQTLEAISHARAAKVPIVVAINKIDKEGASPDRVKQELSEQELVAEEWGGEVVMVPVSAIKGENIDKLLEMVLLVTEVEDLQANPDRLAKGTVIEAHLDKAKGPVATLLIQNGTLKSGDVLAAGPVLGKVRAMVDENGIRLKEAGPSCPVEALGFNEVPTAGDEFEVYPDEKSARAVVGDRASDARATRLAQQMASRRVSLSSMSGQANEGDLKELNIILKADVQGSIEAILGSLEQLPKDEVQVRVLLSAPGEVTETDVDLAAASGAVIVGFNTSMASGAKKAADANSVDVRDYEVIYKLLEDIQLAMEGLLEPDMVEESLGEAEVRAIFSIGKSAVAGCYITNGKLQRNCKVRVKRGSQIVFEGDLDSLRRNKDVVKDVGSGFECGVGCDRFANWKEGDIIQGYKLVTKRRTLGP from the coding sequence ATGACCAGCAGCGGCAAAATCAGAATCTATGAGCTTTCTAGGGATTTAAACCTGGAAAATAAAGACGTGCTCAATGCTGCTAAAAAATTATCAATACCAGCAAAAAGTCATAGCAGCTCAATAAGCAATGCAGAAGCAAACGAAATCAAAGCATTCCTAAATAAGCAATCAAATCAGTCTATAAATAACAAAACCAAGCAAAACTCAAGCAAAGAAATCCTTTCTCTAAAAAAAGCTGGCTCAAAACCTATTAAAGATGAAATAACTAAGAAGAAAGCAAATCTCCCTCCTAAAGCCTCTGCTGAGAGTCAATCATCAAAACCAAGAATTGAAACTTCTAAAGCACCTGTTGCTCCAATTAAACCTATAAAAGAACCGGTTCAAAAAGCCAATACTTCAAATCAATCTAAGGGTGTAATTAATAATTTAATTCAACCTCAAAAACCTTCCCCTCTTCAACCTAAGCAACCGAAAAGCATTCATCTAGAAAATAATGCATCTAAACAAAATATTGAAGATAACAATAATTTTCAAGAAAGGAGCCCTCGCACGCAGCTAGTCCAAAAACCGCCATTACCCACTAAAAATAATGAGCCCCCTCAACAGAAAACAAGTATTCCCAAACGGCCTATTACACCCCCAGCGCGACCAAGCAAACCTATTCTAGACAACAGGTCTAGTGTTAAATCACGACCAATCATTGAAGCCCCACGCAAAAAAACAGGACCAGATAGAAATTCTCCTGTTCAACCACGAACACAAAACAACCAAAACCGTCAACGAATCCCTAACAAACCTGGGAAGCCTCCTTTAAGAGGAAACCCTCCTGTAGAGCTTGTTGGTGCCCCGATACGAAGAAGTAATAAGCCTAACAACAATGTCAAAGGGCCAAGAGATGGAGGCTATCGGCCAGGTCCACCAAATAGAAATGATCCTTCAAATCAACAAGGTCACGTAAAACGAGATATCAAAGCTCCAATTCGTCAACGCCCAGGAATGCCACCAGGCATGAGAAAGCCTGTCGCTCCTGGAGAGCTAATGCAGCTTCAGAAGCCAACGGGAAGGTCTCAACCTCCTGCCCCCCGAAGAGTAGGAGCACCTGCACCACCTTCCCAACGTGCAGATAGCACTAAAGACCGACAAGGAAAGTCGCCAGGGGCAAAGCAACCTGTCAATAGACCAACCCCAGCAACCGCACCCAAAAAGCCTTCTCACAGGCCTCCAGGTTCTGGTCCAACCAAAAGAAGGTCTGATTGGGATGATGCGGCCAAATTAGAAGCTTTAAGGAATAAAGCCCCTCAAAAGCAACGTCAAAAAGTTCACATTATTGGAGAAAATGACGATGCCTTAACTACTGAAACGAGCGGTTTTGCAGCTGAGCAGGAAGCTATGGTTCTTTCTGCAAGCCTCGCCCGACCTGCAAAGCCAAAATCGACAAAGAAATCCAATTCTAAAGCAACTGTCGTAACCAGAAAGCGTAAAAAAGAGTCCACCAGACAAAGACAAAGAAGAAGAGCAATGGAACTTCGAGCTGCTCGTGAGGCAAAGCAAGTTAGACCTGAAATGATCATTATTCCAGAAGGTAATCTCACAGTTCAAGAACTTGCAGATAAGCTCAGCGTTGAAAGCTCTGAAATCATCAAATCACTATTCTTTAAAGGAATAACAGCAACAGTCACGCAATCATTAGATCTATCCACTATCGAAACAGTTGCAGAAGAATTTGGTGTCCCAGTATTACAGGATGACATAGAAGAAGCTGCAACTAAAACAGCTGAGATGCTCGATGAAGCAGACAAAGATCACTTAATCAGACGACCACCTGTAGTGACAGTTATGGGCCACGTTGACCATGGCAAGACAAGTCTTCTGGATGCAATACGTAAAGCAAGAGTTGCCAGTGGCGAAGCGGGGGGAATTACGCAACATATAGGCGCATATCAAGTTGAGCTAGAACATGAGAAGAAAAAGCGAAAGCTGACTTTCCTCGATACTCCTGGCCACGAAGCATTTACAGCGATGCGTGCAAGAGGAACAAAAGTGACCGATGTGGCTGTTCTTGTTGTTGCTGCAGATGACGGTGTACGGCCACAAACCCTAGAGGCAATAAGCCATGCTCGTGCTGCGAAAGTACCCATCGTTGTAGCCATAAATAAGATTGACAAAGAAGGTGCATCTCCTGATCGTGTCAAACAAGAATTATCTGAACAAGAATTAGTTGCGGAAGAATGGGGTGGAGAGGTAGTAATGGTACCTGTCAGTGCCATTAAAGGAGAAAATATCGACAAGCTCTTAGAGATGGTTTTACTGGTAACTGAAGTAGAAGACTTACAAGCAAATCCAGATCGACTCGCCAAAGGAACTGTGATTGAAGCTCACCTTGACAAAGCCAAAGGACCAGTTGCAACACTATTAATTCAAAATGGAACTCTTAAATCTGGAGATGTTCTTGCTGCAGGGCCAGTACTTGGAAAAGTACGAGCAATGGTAGACGAAAATGGCATACGTCTAAAAGAAGCTGGTCCCTCATGCCCAGTAGAAGCACTTGGCTTTAACGAAGTACCTACAGCAGGAGATGAATTTGAGGTTTATCCAGATGAAAAATCAGCAAGAGCAGTAGTTGGCGATAGAGCATCTGACGCTCGTGCAACACGACTTGCCCAACAAATGGCCTCAAGGCGCGTATCACTTTCTTCAATGTCAGGCCAAGCCAATGAGGGAGACTTAAAAGAATTAAACATCATACTCAAAGCCGACGTACAGGGAAGTATAGAAGCCATATTAGGCTCACTCGAGCAACTCCCTAAAGACGAGGTACAAGTAAGAGTATTACTATCTGCACCAGGAGAAGTAACAGAAACAGATGTAGACCTCGCGGCCGCGTCTGGAGCAGTAATAGTAGGCTTTAACACCTCAATGGCTTCTGGTGCCAAAAAAGCAGCAGATGCTAATAGTGTTGATGTTCGAGATTATGAGGTTATATACAAGCTGCTAGAAGATATTCAACTAGCAATGGAAGGCCTATTAGAACCTGACATGGTCGAAGAAAGTCTTGGAGAAGCTGAAGTCCGAGCCATCTTCTCTATTGGGAAGAGTGCAGTGGCAGGCTGCTATATCACCAATGGTAAATTGCAAAGAAATTGCAAAGTTCGAGTCAAAAGAGGTTCTCAAATAGTTTTTGAAGGAGATCTTGATTCATTGCGTCGAAACAAGGATGTTGTCAAAGATGTCGGCAGTGGATTTGAATGTGGCGTAGGTTGCGATAGATTCGCGAATTGGAAAGAGGGGGATATTATTCAAGGCTATAAGCTGGTGACAAAACGTCGCACACTAGGCCCGTAA
- a CDS encoding low-complexity tail membrane protein has protein sequence MSSRREPILWIQLLAVGFIPLECLFLRLILAGAQPGPFPEFQRIIFTGISIILPTIYFFQRPPDWGSLLILKIPIEHRSKLQLQLSTVQKHIIPRIALWGGAVLLTIVFWQIDKSALVINEISPFQSNSRIVILLKAMPLLSLILWQWHQICQSIWLLAISEEELNKIEFLTPTEILQSRCCVGFGFLPVKQIDFSASITSSSIKNSKQAKHQKSSYLNPKIPKKDAISTNQSDDHDYQTNASRPKQ, from the coding sequence TTGTCTAGCCGTAGAGAGCCGATTTTATGGATTCAACTCTTAGCGGTTGGTTTTATACCTCTTGAGTGCTTATTCCTGAGGCTAATTCTTGCAGGAGCTCAGCCAGGACCTTTCCCTGAATTTCAAAGAATAATTTTCACTGGAATCTCCATAATCCTGCCCACAATTTATTTCTTTCAACGACCGCCAGACTGGGGGTCCCTTCTAATATTGAAGATACCCATTGAGCATCGGTCAAAACTACAACTTCAACTCAGCACTGTTCAAAAGCATATAATCCCCCGTATAGCCCTTTGGGGAGGTGCAGTATTACTGACAATTGTTTTTTGGCAAATTGATAAATCCGCTTTAGTTATAAATGAAATCTCACCTTTCCAAAGTAATTCAAGAATTGTCATTCTCCTCAAGGCAATGCCTCTTCTCTCCTTAATTCTCTGGCAATGGCATCAGATTTGCCAAAGTATTTGGCTATTGGCCATATCCGAAGAAGAATTAAACAAAATTGAGTTTTTAACACCTACTGAGATTCTTCAATCAAGATGCTGCGTTGGATTTGGCTTTTTACCAGTTAAGCAAATAGATTTTTCAGCTTCAATCACTTCTTCGTCTATCAAAAATAGTAAGCAAGCCAAGCACCAAAAAAGCAGTTATTTGAATCCCAAGATCCCCAAAAAGGACGCTATCTCCACTAATCAATCTGATGATCATGATTACCAAACCAATGCCAGCAGACCCAAGCAATGA